One window of Equus caballus isolate H_3958 breed thoroughbred chromosome 3, TB-T2T, whole genome shotgun sequence genomic DNA carries:
- the LOC100066501 gene encoding UDP-glucuronosyltransferase 2B31 isoform X2: MSLKWIPLLLLLQLSCYFSPGSAGKVLVWPTEYSHWINMKTILDELVQRGHEVTVLTASASILVDPNKPSAIKFEIYPASLTKHDYEVMFKTLVDTWTRLPKDSFWTHFTLMQEIIWQFFDNALKLCNDAVLNKKLIRKLQESKFDLIFADAVGLCSELLAELLQIPLVYSLRFSPGHTIEKYGGGLPFPPSYVPVVMSELSDQMTFMERVKNMIYVIYFDFWFQTFNEKKWDQFYTEVLGRATKLYELMRKAEMWLVRTYWDFEFPRPFLPHFQFIGGYHCKPAKSLPKVIWRYDGKKPDTLGPNTRLYKWIPQNDLLGHPKTKAFLTHGGANGIYEAIYHGIPMVGIPLFADQPDNVAHMKTKGAAVRLDFDTMTSSDLLNALKTVINDPSYKDNAMKLSRIQHDQPMKPLDRAVFWIEFVMRHKGAKHLRPASHDLTWFQYHSLDVTGFLLACVATTVFVIIKCLLCCWKFAKTGKKEKRE; encoded by the exons ATGTCTCTGAAATGGATTCCACTTCTGCTGTTGCTACAACTGAGTTGTTACTTTAGCCCTGGGAGTGCTGGAAAGGTGCTGGTGTGGCCCACAGAATACAGCCATTGGATCAATATGAAGACAATCCTGGATGAACTTGTCCAGAGAGGTCATGAAGTGACTGTTCTGACAGCTTCAGCTTCGATTCTTGTGGATCCAAACAAACCATCTGCTATTAAATTTGAGATTTATCCTGCATCTTTAACAAAACATGATTATGAGGTTATGTTCAAAACACTGGTTGATACATGGACACGTCTGCCAAAAGATTCATTTTGGACACATTTTACACTAATGCAAGAAATCATTTGGCAATTTTTTGATAATGCTCTAAAGCTCTGTAACGATGCAGTTTTGAACAAGAAACTTATAAGAAAATTACAAGAATCAaagtttgatttaatttttgcagATGCCGTAGGACTGTGTAGTGAGCTGCTGGCTGAGCTACTGCAAATACCGTTAGTGTACAGTCTCCGCTTCTCTCCAGGCCATACAATTGAAAAGTATGGTGGAGGACTTCCATTCCCACCGTCTTATGTACCTGTTGTTATGTCAGAATTAAGTGATCAAATGACATTCATGGAGAGGgtaaaaaatatgatatatgtgatttattttgacttttggtTCCAAACATTTAATGAGAAGAAGTGGGATCAGTTTTACACTGAAGTACTAG gAAGAGCCACTAAATTATATGAGTTAATGAGGAAAGCTGAAATGTGGCTCGTTCGAACCTATTGGGATTTTGAATTTCCTCGCCCATTCTTAccacattttcaatttattggAGGATATCACTGCAAACCTGCCAAATCCCTGCCTAAG GTTATATGGAGATATGATGGCAAGAAACCAGACACCTTAGGGCCAAATACGCGGCTTTATAAGTGGATTCCCCAGAATGATCTTCTTG GTCATCCAAAAACCAAAGCCTTTCTAACTCATGGTGGAGCCAACGGCATCTATGAGGCGATCTACCATGGGATCCCTATGGTGGGCATTCCTTTGTTTGCGGATCAACCTGATAATGTTGCTCACATGAAGACCAAGGGAGCAGCTGTAAGACTGGACTTCGACACAATGACAAGTTCAGATTTGCTCAACGCATTGAAGACGGTCATAAATGACCCATC ATACAAAGACAATGCTATGAAATTATCAAGAATTCAACATGATCAACCAATGAAGCCTTTAGATCGAGCAGTCTTCTGGATCGAGTTTGTCATGCGCCACAAAGGAGCCAAACACCTGCGGCCAGCCTCCCACGACCTCACCTGGTTTCAGTACCACTCTTTGGATGTGACTGGGTTCCTGCTGGCCTGTGTGGCAACCACTGTATTTGTCATCATAAAATGTCTGCTTTGTTGCTGGAAGTTTGctaaaacaggaaagaaggaaaaaagggagtaa
- the LOC100066501 gene encoding UDP-glucuronosyltransferase 2B31 isoform X1, whose product MSLKWIPLLLLLQLSCYFSPGSAGKVLVWPTEYSHWINMKTILDELVQRGHEVTVLTASASILVDPNKPSAIKFEIYPASLTKHDYEVMFKTLVDTWTRLPKDSFWTHFTLMQEIIWQFFDNALKLCNDAVLNKKLIRKLQESKFDLIFADAVGLCSELLAELLQIPLVYSLRFSPGHTIEKYGGGLPFPPSYVPVVMSELSDQMTFMERVKNMIYVIYFDFWFQTFNEKKWDQFYTEVLGRATKLYELMRKAEMWLVRTYWDFEFPRPFLPHFQFIGGYHCKPAKSLPKEMEEFAQSSGENGIVVFTLGSMVSNMTEERANVIASAFAQIPQKVIWRYDGKKPDTLGPNTRLYKWIPQNDLLGHPKTKAFLTHGGANGIYEAIYHGIPMVGIPLFADQPDNVAHMKTKGAAVRLDFDTMTSSDLLNALKTVINDPSYKDNAMKLSRIQHDQPMKPLDRAVFWIEFVMRHKGAKHLRPASHDLTWFQYHSLDVTGFLLACVATTVFVIIKCLLCCWKFAKTGKKEKRE is encoded by the exons ATGTCTCTGAAATGGATTCCACTTCTGCTGTTGCTACAACTGAGTTGTTACTTTAGCCCTGGGAGTGCTGGAAAGGTGCTGGTGTGGCCCACAGAATACAGCCATTGGATCAATATGAAGACAATCCTGGATGAACTTGTCCAGAGAGGTCATGAAGTGACTGTTCTGACAGCTTCAGCTTCGATTCTTGTGGATCCAAACAAACCATCTGCTATTAAATTTGAGATTTATCCTGCATCTTTAACAAAACATGATTATGAGGTTATGTTCAAAACACTGGTTGATACATGGACACGTCTGCCAAAAGATTCATTTTGGACACATTTTACACTAATGCAAGAAATCATTTGGCAATTTTTTGATAATGCTCTAAAGCTCTGTAACGATGCAGTTTTGAACAAGAAACTTATAAGAAAATTACAAGAATCAaagtttgatttaatttttgcagATGCCGTAGGACTGTGTAGTGAGCTGCTGGCTGAGCTACTGCAAATACCGTTAGTGTACAGTCTCCGCTTCTCTCCAGGCCATACAATTGAAAAGTATGGTGGAGGACTTCCATTCCCACCGTCTTATGTACCTGTTGTTATGTCAGAATTAAGTGATCAAATGACATTCATGGAGAGGgtaaaaaatatgatatatgtgatttattttgacttttggtTCCAAACATTTAATGAGAAGAAGTGGGATCAGTTTTACACTGAAGTACTAG gAAGAGCCACTAAATTATATGAGTTAATGAGGAAAGCTGAAATGTGGCTCGTTCGAACCTATTGGGATTTTGAATTTCCTCGCCCATTCTTAccacattttcaatttattggAGGATATCACTGCAAACCTGCCAAATCCCTGCCTAAG GAAATGGAAGAGTTTGCCCAGAGCTCCGGAGAAAACGGTATTGTGGTGTTTACTCTGGGGTCAATGGTCAGCaacatgacagaagaaagagccaATGTGATTGCATCAGCCTTTGCCCAGATTCCACAAAAG GTTATATGGAGATATGATGGCAAGAAACCAGACACCTTAGGGCCAAATACGCGGCTTTATAAGTGGATTCCCCAGAATGATCTTCTTG GTCATCCAAAAACCAAAGCCTTTCTAACTCATGGTGGAGCCAACGGCATCTATGAGGCGATCTACCATGGGATCCCTATGGTGGGCATTCCTTTGTTTGCGGATCAACCTGATAATGTTGCTCACATGAAGACCAAGGGAGCAGCTGTAAGACTGGACTTCGACACAATGACAAGTTCAGATTTGCTCAACGCATTGAAGACGGTCATAAATGACCCATC ATACAAAGACAATGCTATGAAATTATCAAGAATTCAACATGATCAACCAATGAAGCCTTTAGATCGAGCAGTCTTCTGGATCGAGTTTGTCATGCGCCACAAAGGAGCCAAACACCTGCGGCCAGCCTCCCACGACCTCACCTGGTTTCAGTACCACTCTTTGGATGTGACTGGGTTCCTGCTGGCCTGTGTGGCAACCACTGTATTTGTCATCATAAAATGTCTGCTTTGTTGCTGGAAGTTTGctaaaacaggaaagaaggaaaaaagggagtaa